In one window of Flavobacterium ginsengisoli DNA:
- the efp gene encoding elongation factor P — MASTSDIRNGLCIKFNHDIYKIIEFLHVKPGKGPAFVRTKLKSLTSGKVLDNTFSAGHKIDVIRVETHTFQYLYPEGDEFHFMNAETFEQISLNKNILDAPDLLKEGTNVMVQINTETDLPLSVDMPASVILEVTYAEPGVKGNTATNATKNATVETGANINVPLFINEGDKIKIDTASGSYMERVKE; from the coding sequence AACGGATTGTGTATTAAATTTAATCACGATATCTATAAAATTATTGAATTTCTTCACGTAAAACCTGGAAAAGGTCCAGCTTTCGTTAGAACTAAATTGAAAAGTTTGACTTCTGGAAAAGTATTAGATAATACATTTTCTGCTGGTCACAAGATTGACGTTATCCGTGTTGAAACACATACATTTCAATATTTATATCCAGAAGGTGATGAATTTCACTTCATGAATGCTGAAACGTTTGAGCAAATTTCTTTAAACAAAAACATTTTGGATGCTCCAGATTTGTTAAAAGAAGGAACAAACGTTATGGTGCAAATCAATACAGAAACTGATTTGCCGTTATCAGTAGATATGCCTGCATCTGTGATTCTTGAAGTTACTTACGCTGAGCCAGGTGTAAAAGGAAACACAGCAACAAATGCTACTAAAAATGCTACAGTAGAAACAGGAGCGAACATAAATGTTCCTTTGTTTATTAACGAAGGCGATAAAATTAAAATCGATACAGCTTCAGGTTCTTACATGGAGCGTGTAAAAGAGTAG